The genomic stretch AGCGCGACGGAAGGCTATCTTCCATTGCGCGAATGGGTTGCGCAGCGCTATTCGGCGAATGGCGCGCAGATCCGTCCTTCGCAGGTGCTGATCACCACCGGCTCGCAGCAGGCGCTCGATCTGCTCGGCAAGGTGCTCGTCTGCCCGCAAAGCCCGGTGCTGGTCGAAACGCCGACGTATCTCGGCGCGCTGCAGTCGTTCTCGATGTACGAGCCGCACTACGTGCAGGTGCCGACCGACGATAGCGGCCTGATTCCCGAAGGCCTCACGCCCGAACTGACGAAGGGTGCGCGCCTGCTGTACGCGCAGCCGAACTTCCAGAATCCGACGGGACGCCGCCTGCCCGTCGAGCGCCGCCGCGCGCTCGCCGAATTCGCGAAGTCGGCGCCGTTCCCGGTGCTGGAAGACGATCCATACGGCGCGCTCGACTACAAGGGAGAACCGCTGCCGACCATGCTGTCGATGGCGCCCGATCACATCGTGCATCTCGGCTCGTTCTCGAAAGTGCTCGCGCCGGGTCTGCGCATCGGCTACATCATTGCGCCCGAAGAACTGCACTTCAAGCTCGTGCAGGCCAAGCAGGCAACCGACCTGCACACGCCGAGCTTCACGCAGCGCATCGTGCACGAAGTCGTGAAGGACGGCTTCCTCGATACGCATGTGCCGAAGATCCGCGCGCTGTATCGCGACCAGTGCGAAGCGATGCTCGGCTCGCTCGAGCGCTACATGCCCGAAGGCGTGACATGGAACCGACCAGAAGGCGGCATGTTCATCTGGGTATCGCTGCCGAAGCACATCGACTCGATGAAGCTGCTCGAAGAAGCCGTCGCGCAGAATGTGGCGTTCGTGCCGGGCGGTCCGTTCTTCGCCAACCAGGCACAGCACAATACGCTGCGCCTGTCGTTCGTGACCGTGCCGCCCGCAAAAATCGACGAAGGCGTGGCGCGCCTCGCGCAACTCATCCGCGCACGCGTTTGAGACATGCCGTAGGATGCGCAACACGCATCGCTGACATCGTGCGCGCCGCCGGCATCTGTTTGGCTGCGCGCACGCTGAACCACTCTTTCCATTCATCGACGAGGACACGTCATGGCTCAATCGAATGTGTATGACAGGCTGAAGGAACTGGGCATCGAACTGCCCGTCGCGGGCGCGCCCGCGGCCGCTTACGTGATGAGCGCGCAAAGCGGCAACACGGTCTATCTGTCCGGCCACATCGCGAAGAAGGACGGCAAGGTGTGGGCAGGCAAGCTCGGCGACAACCTGAGCACGGAAGAAGGCAAGGCCGCCGCGCGCTCGATCGCGATCGATCTGCTCGCCACGCTCCACGCACATGTCGGCGACCTGAATCGCGTGACGCGGGTCGTCAAGCTGATGAGCCTCGTGAACTCGACGCTCGATTTCACGGAGCAGCACATCGTGACCAACGGCGCATCGGAACTGATCGCCGATGTGTTCGGCGAGTGCGGCAAGCACGCACGATCGGCATTCGGCGTCGCGCAGATTCCGCTCGGCGCATGCGTCGAGATCGAACTGATCGCCGAAGTTCAATAAGCGTCAGCGATCCGCGTGCAAGTGTTCGTCGCGAACACTTTCGTCGAGCGCGAATACGACGCCAACACGCCGTCGATGATGTGAAAGCGTTATCGGCGGCGTTTTTCATGGGCGTGTGGATCATGCCGCGCGTCAACCCCCGCTCAGCCGTCGAACAGGAACGAAAACGATGCAAGGGAAAACCGTTCGCTTCAAACAGGTCGACGTGTTCACGT from Paraburkholderia phymatum STM815 encodes the following:
- a CDS encoding aminotransferase-like domain-containing protein, giving the protein MNQSDLNAPTWQLSERARKLTSSAIREILKVTERPEVISFAGGLPSPATFPAEEMRAASDRILRDSPAAALQYSATEGYLPLREWVAQRYSANGAQIRPSQVLITTGSQQALDLLGKVLVCPQSPVLVETPTYLGALQSFSMYEPHYVQVPTDDSGLIPEGLTPELTKGARLLYAQPNFQNPTGRRLPVERRRALAEFAKSAPFPVLEDDPYGALDYKGEPLPTMLSMAPDHIVHLGSFSKVLAPGLRIGYIIAPEELHFKLVQAKQATDLHTPSFTQRIVHEVVKDGFLDTHVPKIRALYRDQCEAMLGSLERYMPEGVTWNRPEGGMFIWVSLPKHIDSMKLLEEAVAQNVAFVPGGPFFANQAQHNTLRLSFVTVPPAKIDEGVARLAQLIRARV
- a CDS encoding RidA family protein, whose product is MAQSNVYDRLKELGIELPVAGAPAAAYVMSAQSGNTVYLSGHIAKKDGKVWAGKLGDNLSTEEGKAAARSIAIDLLATLHAHVGDLNRVTRVVKLMSLVNSTLDFTEQHIVTNGASELIADVFGECGKHARSAFGVAQIPLGACVEIELIAEVQ